GTCGGCGGGCCCGGCGCCTTCGCCTTCAACGTCCCCTCGGTCCGGGCGAGCGGGGGGATCACGGTCGAGCGCGGCGCCGCCACCAGGACGGTGAAGGCGACCTTCAGCCGCACGGGCGGCATGTGCGTGCGCTGCGAGGGCCGGGGCAGCGTCTCCGACATCGACCTCGCCCAGCTCTACGACGACTCCAAGTCGATCTCCGAGGGGGCGTTCACCATCCCCGGCTGGAAGTCGGACAGCTGGTGGACCGTGCGGCTCTACGCCGAGTCGGGCTTCCTCGACCCGGACAAGCCGATCCGCAAGTACACCAAGAAGGAGATGCAGGACTTCCTCTACCGGGAGCCGACCAAGGTGAAGGTCGAGGGCGTGAACCTCACCTACGAGGGGCTCATCCCCAAGATCCAGAAGTCGTTCCTGTCCAAGGACAAGGAGGCGATGCAGCCGCACATCCGGGCGTTCGTGGAGCGGGCGGTCACCTTCACCACCTGTCCCGAATGCGACGGTACAAGGCTCAGCGCGGAGGCCCGCTCCTCGCGCATCGACAAGCTCAACATCGCCGAGGCCTGCGCGATGCAGATCAGCGACCTGGCGGGATGGGTGGGCGGCCTCGACGAGCCGTCGGTGGCGCCGCTGCTCTCGACCCTGCGCGGGACCCTGGACTCGTTCGTGGAGATCGGGCTCGGTTACCTCTCGCTCGACCGCCCGTCGGGCACGCTGTCGGGCGGCGAGGCACAGCGCGTCAAGATGGTCCGCCATCTCGGCTCCTCGCTCACCGATGTCACCTATGTCTTCGACGAGCCCACGACGGGCCTGCACCCCCATGACATCCAGCGGATGAACGACCTGCTGCTGCGGCTGCGGAACAAGGGCAACACGGTGCTGGTCGTCGAGCACAAGCCGGAGACCATCGTGATCGCCGACCACGTCGTGGACCTCGGTCCCGGCGCGGGCGCGGCGGGCGGCACGGTCTGCTTCGAGGGCAGCGTCGAGGAGCTGCGGACCGCGGGCACGGTCACCGGCCGCCACTTCGACGACCGGGCCGCCGTCAAGGACGAGGTACGGACGCCCACCGGCACGCTGGAGATCCGCGGCGCGACGACGCACAACCTGCGCGACGTCGACGTCGACATCCCGCTCGGGGTGCTGACCGTCGTCACCGGCGTGGCCGGCTCCGGGAAGAGCTCGCTCGTGCACGGGTCGATCCCCGCCGGCGAGGGTGTGGTGTCGATCGACCAGGGCGCGATCCGCGGTTCGCGCCGGAGCAACCCGGCCACGTACACCGGCCTGCTCGACCCGATCCGCAAGGCGTTCGCCAAGGCCAACGGCGTGAAGCCGGCGCTGTTCAGCGCCAACTCGGAGGGTGCCTGCCCGAACTGCAACGGCGCCGGGGTCGTCTACACCGACCTGGCGATGATGGCGGGCGTCGCCATCGTCTGTGACGAGTGCGAGGGGAAGCGGTTCCAGGCGGCGGTCCTGGAGCACCACCTCGGCGGCCGCGACATCAGCGAGGTGCTGGCGATGTCGGTGACCGATGCGGAGGAGTTCTTCGGGGCCGGGGAGGCGCACACGCCGGCCGCGCACCGGATCCTCGGACGTCTCGCCGACGTCGGGCTGGGCTACCTCAGCCTCGGTCAGCCGCTGACCACGCTGTCGGGCGGCGAGCGGCAGCGGCTCAAGCTGGCGACCCACATGGCCGACAAGGGCGGGATCTACGTGCTGGACGAGCCGACCGCCGGTCTGCACCTGGCGGACGTGGAGCAGTTGCTCGGTCTCCTCGACCGGCTCGTCGACTCCGGCAAGTCGGTGATCGTGGTCGAGCACCACCAGGCGGTCATGGCGCACGCCGACTGGATCGTGGACCTGGGCCCCGGCGCCGGCCACGACGGCGGCCGGATCGTGTTCGAGGGCACGCCCGCCGATCTGATCGCCGGCCGATCGACGCTCACCGGCGAGCACCTGGCGGCTTACGTCGGCGCCTGACGGGGACGCGCGGACACGGCGCGGCGGGCCGGAGGGGGTGGCAGGGCACGATGAGGGCGGTACGCGATCGAACCCGTTCTTTTCGAGAAGGAGAGAGGGCATGCTGCAAGCCTTCGCCGACCTGTCCACCCCGCTCCTGGCCGATGCCTGTGTCCGTACGAACACGCCGCTGCGCGTCGCACCGCCCGGCATCGGCGCGGTCGTACGGGGGCACCGGGTGGCGGGGCCGGTGCTGCCGGTGCGTCACTACGGGAGCGTGGACGTGTTCCTGGAGGCCTTCGGTCGGGCCGAGGAGGGCGACGTCCTGGTGATCGACAACGGCGGACG
This region of Streptomyces sp. NBC_00513 genomic DNA includes:
- a CDS encoding excinuclease ABC subunit UvrA: MSMAKRTGTRSSAPHDADSHDLISVHGARVNNLKDVSVQIPKRRLTVFTGVSGSGKSSLVFGTIAAESQRLINETYSAFVQGFMPTPARPEVDVLDGLTTAIIVDQQRLGADPRSTVGTVTDANAMLRILFSRLGKPYVGGPGAFAFNVPSVRASGGITVERGAATRTVKATFSRTGGMCVRCEGRGSVSDIDLAQLYDDSKSISEGAFTIPGWKSDSWWTVRLYAESGFLDPDKPIRKYTKKEMQDFLYREPTKVKVEGVNLTYEGLIPKIQKSFLSKDKEAMQPHIRAFVERAVTFTTCPECDGTRLSAEARSSRIDKLNIAEACAMQISDLAGWVGGLDEPSVAPLLSTLRGTLDSFVEIGLGYLSLDRPSGTLSGGEAQRVKMVRHLGSSLTDVTYVFDEPTTGLHPHDIQRMNDLLLRLRNKGNTVLVVEHKPETIVIADHVVDLGPGAGAAGGTVCFEGSVEELRTAGTVTGRHFDDRAAVKDEVRTPTGTLEIRGATTHNLRDVDVDIPLGVLTVVTGVAGSGKSSLVHGSIPAGEGVVSIDQGAIRGSRRSNPATYTGLLDPIRKAFAKANGVKPALFSANSEGACPNCNGAGVVYTDLAMMAGVAIVCDECEGKRFQAAVLEHHLGGRDISEVLAMSVTDAEEFFGAGEAHTPAAHRILGRLADVGLGYLSLGQPLTTLSGGERQRLKLATHMADKGGIYVLDEPTAGLHLADVEQLLGLLDRLVDSGKSVIVVEHHQAVMAHADWIVDLGPGAGHDGGRIVFEGTPADLIAGRSTLTGEHLAAYVGA